A window of the Lolium perenne isolate Kyuss_39 chromosome 7, Kyuss_2.0, whole genome shotgun sequence genome harbors these coding sequences:
- the LOC127316867 gene encoding uncharacterized protein: MEAADLAADDRTFEANFTGAGAKQLLERMREKLREFKDGEESLADYVMVLLTGRKRKDEASKDLNIFLGADDSATFISWLWDHLSLNLHLYVQTQEKREVENKGDEPKELQGRHKSLEVHSRSKDQIHNEHTSESNTTTRSWNKREWKGTGREGSKTFPLRSVLTDILHGEEKKLQKSIEIRQPPLSNQRNGRKRDREDEPQETKRELPSRPVLGASRRLLQFAVRDAVKAVQQTSSSIEPSSKRLRSVVSTLSTDNLNGQKSERTTDSLRDRRSERSTENVHDRRSERSKDSVHDRRSERSTDNSNDKRSERSRQILQVPGAALALKAAAEAAADSSKGRSTGSVFSRLGQGNAVKQPSRSREERRDFEPVTSVDDHDSDQHDNDEEISGDLNIEDEEDEMNVDTTSDDDVDIDDGTTRYQGSDSHAGAVSSVVEKKFTSTKCSTEPESNTTRHSSLTNKGQPLSSSPIRGSKTVAGPVNLSSVEPPSFATPKDVHVVEKLDITPMNPNVTSPAVNVKESGNGEVQKESHRSATSVTSSYSSVHPTEDADSRTLYVSNVHFAATKDSLSRHFNKFGAVLKVVIVTNAATGQPTGSAYVEFLHTESAERALSLNGTSFMTRILKVVRRSSHEAAHFYGWPGSGRSSMYARHSRMAYPRGALPGNSFRGRTPMKAGARSFQWKREASGTDSNAVAKTDMSVSLPSAEQVLPPAT, from the exons GACTATGTTATGGTGCTGCTGACAGGTAGAAAGCGCAAGGATGAGGCCAGTAAGGACCTCAATATTTTTCTGGGAGCTGATGATAGTGCAACGTTTATTTCATG GTTGTGGGATCATCTATCTTTGAATTTGCACCTATATGTGCAAACACAAGAAAAGCGCGAGGTAGAGAACAAGGGTGATGAACCAAAAGAACTCCAGGGGAGACATAAGTCACTTGAGGTGCACTCCAGAAGCAAAGATCAAATTCACAATGAGCATACAAGTGAATCAAATACGACCACCAGGAGTTGGAATAAGAGGGAATGGAAAGGAACTGGTCGAGAGGGTAGTAAAACCTTTCCACTACGAAGTGTATTAACAGATATTTTGCACGGAGAAGAGAAAAAGCTGCAAAAGTCTATTGAAATACGACAGCCTCCATTGTCTAATCAACGGAATGGCAGAAAGCGTGATAGGGAGGATGAACCACAAGAAACAAAG AGAGAATTGCCTTCTCGTCCCGTGCTTGGTGCATCCCGCCGTCTTCTGCAGTTTGCTGTTCGAGATGCTGTAAAAGCTGTGCAGCAAACTAGCAGCTCTATTGAGCCATCTTCTAAGCGCCTACGTTCTGTGGTTTCTACATTATCCACAGACAACCTGAATGGTCAAAAATCAGAACGAACTACAGACAGCCTGCGTGATAGGAGATCAGAAAGATCTACAGAGAATGTGCATGACAGGAGATCAGAAAGATCTAAAGACAGCGTGCATGACAGGAGATCAGAAAGATCTACAGACAACTCAAATGATAAAAGATCAGAAAGAAGTAGGCAAATTCTACAAGTACCTGGAGCTGCTTTAGCTCTTAAAGCTGCTGCAGAGGCTGCTGCAGATTCTTCCAAAGGAAGATCTACTGGAAGCGTGTTCAGTCGACTAGGTCAAGGGAATGCTGTGAAGCAACCATCTCGTTCTCGTGAAGAGAGGAGAGATTTTGAGCCAGTTACATCTGTAGATGATCATGATTCTGATCagcatgataatgatgaagagatATCAGGAGACCTGAACATAGAAGATGAGGAGGATGAAATGAATGTTGATACTACCTCTGATGATGATGTGGACATAGATGATGGAACCACTCGATACCAAGGTTCTGATTCACATGCTGGTGCTGTCTCTTCAGTTGTGGAGAAGAAATTTACATCGACGAAATGTAGCACTGAACCTGAGTCCAATACGACGAGGCATTCAAGTTTGACTAATAAGGGGCAACCTCTTTCTTCATCACCAATAAGAGGAAGCAAAACTGTGGCTGGTCCAGTTAATCTCAGTTCTGTGGAACCTCCCAGTTTTGCTACACCAAAAGATGTTCATGTTGTGGAGAAGCTGGACATCACACCCATGAATCCTAATGTTACCTCTCCGGCTGTTAATGTCAAA GAATCAGGTAATGGAGAAGTCCAAAAGGAGTCACATCGGTCTGCAACGTCTG TTACAAGTTCATACAGCTCTGTGCATCCCACTGAGGATGCGGATTCAAGGACCCTCTATGTTAGCAAT GTTCATTTTGCTGCCACCAAGGACTCGTTATCTCGCCATTTCAACAAGTTTGGTGCGGTGCTGAAAGTAGTCATTGTTACGAATGCAGCAACAGGGCAGCCAACAGG GTCCGCATATGTAGAATTTTTACACACAGAGTCGGCTGAGCGAGCTCTGTCATTGAATGGTACATCATTTATGACACGCATTCTCAAG GTCGTGAGGCGAAGCTCTCATGAAGCTGCTCACTTTTATGGTTGGCCTGGCAGTGGTCGGTCATCAATGTATGCTAGGCATAGTAGGATGGCATACCCAAGGGGTGCCCTTCCTGGCAACTCTTTTAGAGGACGTACTCCCATGAAGGCAGGTGCCAGAAGTTTTCAGTGGAAGCGTGAGGCTTCAGGCACTGATTCAAATGCAGTTGCGAAAACTGACATGAGTGTGTCATTGCCTTCGGCTGAACAGGTGCTCCCACCAGCCACATAG